In Solanum pennellii chromosome 3, SPENNV200, a single window of DNA contains:
- the LOC107014193 gene encoding PHD finger protein At2g01810-like: MASSTIVEACNSRKRNRKPFIFETFAIGDSIDGFSGPFRDNIRMFLQEFATIEDYTLCGFPIWSTWLISNSTGSVFPLYTIEETTQLSIHPFCDHCKLSGWGHHYVSKRRYHLLIPANENWEKPLGSDSFEIGTHVLHGLIHCNGYGHLLSINGVNEDSIFLSGSDFMDLWDRLCTILKTRKISLNDVSKKGGVHLRLLHGVAYGQSWFGKWGYRFCRGSYGATEKKYEIAVQFLSSLGLDKILNDFRKDFTERRKIKQIIGTYRELSEVPLITISELLQFMLAFKSKAPFHSKMKLANGDDYWWDADIEEKNRPISMETFVNMMANSDCRWPVRRLEFVVIVIVNFLKENQANVGRNCRMTRQDLRNEARKFIGDTGLIDFVLKSIRCFALGSQIVRRSINPTTKLLEFTIHEFAKEEESISFPFLEMDSDCRWTERKVKQAAEFIVKILRAHNGNGAMSRQELRDRARTTIRDTGLIDYVLKSINKSIMGNKIIFRSKNPSTKRIEFAFEDIVDTNKVENIELHVNIDQDLVYLYETVLLSYPGSDSVSLATGVVLDSKRFVKEWNLEDQEHQIMALTCKVLPSFDELESELTRPLSPGVVVFVPPWITIGELKGVIQYALRDTYCIMQNFVVTQIGGLRGIEDDRMLSCAVGRDAHVWVRGCGLDLDTEQRYEGGAIKLKVDCICGARDDDGERMVNCDACQVWFHSMCTGIDDHEEEVIPEIFLCESCRNF; this comes from the exons ATGGCTTCTTCCACCATTGTTGAAGCCTGTAACAGTAGAAAGAGAAACCGAAAGCCATTTATCTTCGAAACATTCGCAATTGGAGACTCCATTGACGGTTTTTCAGGACCTTTTAGAGACAACATTCGAATGTTTCTTCAAGAATTTGCTACCATTGAAGATTACACGCTCTGTGGTTTTCCAATTTGGTCTACTTGGTTGATTTCCAACTCTACAGGTTCTGTTTTCCCACTCTACACCATTGAAGAAACCACTCAACTTTCTATTCATCCTTTCTGCGATCACTGTAAATTATCTG GATGGGGTCATCATTATGTGTCGAAACGAAGGTATCATTTGCTAATACCGGCAAATGAGAATTGGGAAAAGCCATTGGGAAGCGATTCTTTTGAAATTGGTACTCATGTTTTGCATGGTTTGATTCATTGCAATGGTTATGGTCATTTGCTGTCCATTAATGGCGTTAATGAGGATTCAATTTTTCTCTCTGGAAGTGATTTCATGGATCTCTGGGATCGTCTTTGTACAATTTTAAAAACCAG GAAAATTTCATTGAATGATGTGTCGAAGAAGGGAGGTGTGCATTTGAGGTTGCTTCATGGTGTTGCATATGGCCAATCTTGGTTTGGGAAATGGGGTTACAGATTTTGCCGTGGAAGCTATGGAGCGACAGAGAAGAAATATGAAATTGCTGTTCAATTTCTAAGCTCATTGGGGCTTGACAAAATTTTGAATGATTTCAGGAAAGATTTTACAGAGAGACGGAAAATAAAGCAGATTATTGGTACCTACAGGGAATTGAGTGAAGTTCCATTGATCACAATTAGCGAGTTATTGCAATTCATGCTTGCTTTTAAGTCTAAAGCTCCGTTTCATAGCAAGATGAAGCTTGCAAATGGTGATGATTATTGGTGGGATGCTGATATAGAAGAGAAAAACAGACCAATTAGTATGGAGACATTTGTGAATATGATGGCTAACAGTGATTGTAGATGGCCTGTTAGACGGCTAGAGTTTGTGGTAATAGTGATTGTGAATTTTCTGAAAGAAAATCAAGCAAATGTAGGCAGAAATTGTAGGATGACCAGACAGGACTTGAGAAATGAGGCAAGAAAATTCATTGGTGACACTGGTTTGATTGATTTTGTGCTGAAATCCATCAGATGTTTTGCATTGGGAAGCCAAATTGTTCGTCGATCCATCAACCCAACTACTAAGTTATTAGAATTCACTATCCATGAATTTGCTAAGGAAGAAGAATCAATAAGTTTTCCATTTTTGGAAATGGATTCTGATTGCAGGTGGACTGAGAGAAAGGTGAAACAAGCTGCTGAGTTCATCGTGAAAATCTTGAGAGCACATAACGGGAATGGTGCCATGTCCAGACAGGAGCTACGTGACAGGGCTAGGACAACCATCCGCGACACTGGCCTGATTGATTATGTGCTGAAATCCATTAACAAATCGATAATGGGAAACAAGATCATTTTTCGATCAAAGAACCCCTCTACTAAAAGGATTGAATTTGCCTTTGAAGACATTGTTGATACAAACAAAGTTGAGAACATTGAGTTACACGTGAATATAGATCAAGATCTTGTTTACTTATATGAAACAGTGCTTTTAAGTTACCCAGGGTCAGACTCAGTGAGTTTGGCTACTGGGGTTGTCTTGGACAGCAAGAGATTTGTTAAAGAGTGGAATCTTGAGGATCAAGAACATCAAATAATGGCATTAACATGTAAAGTCTTGCCGAGTTTCGACGAGTTAGAGAGTGAGTTGACTCGTCCATTGTCACCTGGTGTGGTTGTGTTTGTTCCTCCTTGGATTACAATAGGTGAGCTTAAAGGAGTGATACAATATGCACTAAGAGACACTTACTGCATAATGCAGAACTTTGTAGTAACACAAATTGGTGGTTTGAGGGGAATAGAGGATGATAGGATGCTATCATGCGCAGTGGGCAGAGATGCACACGTTTGGGTGAGAGGTTGTGGGCTGGACTTGGATACTGAACAGAGGTATGAAGGTGGGGCCATAAAGTTAAAGGTAGATTGTATTTGTGGGGCCAGGGATGATGATGGGGAGAGAATGGTAAATTGTGATGCTTGCCAAGTGTGGTTCCACTCAATGTGTACTGGCATTGATGATCATGAGGAGGAGGTGATACCAGAAATTTTCTTGTGTGAGAGCTGcagaaatttttaa
- the LOC107014169 gene encoding stigma-specific STIG1-like protein 4: MQLIVSLISFLLYLQVEIVGGFQENVTYSSFNSSSSWLKRVVKNPRAIGCGNRPWICNEGDFPPRIKKRCCRNRCIDVTSDVNNCGFCGIRCPFTWQCCQGICIDTNMSPFHCGSCVRRCQPPSLCFNGMCGYAQPMPPWPFPPRPPYPFPPTPPRPQYPPFPRPPYRYPPRTPQPPCSPPPLL; the protein is encoded by the coding sequence ATGCAGCTAATTGTAAGCTTGATTTCATTTTTGCTATATTTACAAGTAGAAATTGTTGGAGGGTTTCAAGAAAATGTCACATATAGCTCGTTCAATTCTTCTTCATCATGGCTTAAAAGAGTAGTGAAGAATCCACGAGCCATTGGGTGCGGGAATAGGCCCTGGATTTGCAATGAAGGGGACTTTCCTCCAAGAATAAAGAAGCGTTGTTGCAGGAATCGCTGTATTGATGTCACATCTGATGTGAATAACTGTGGATTTTGTGGAATTAGATGCCCCTTCACATGGCAATGCTGCCAAGGAATTTGCATCGATACTAACATGAGCCCTTTTCATTGTGGAAGCTGTGTGCGTAGATGCCAGCCTCCAAGCCTTTGTTTTAATGGAATGTGTGGCTATGCTCAACCAATGCCCCCCTGGCCGTTCCCACCTCGGCCACCATATCCGTTCCCACCAACACCGCCTCGTCCACAATATCCGCCCTTTCCTCGGCCACCATATCGGTACCCACCAAGGACGCCTCAGCCACCATGCTCACCCCCGCCGTTGCTTTAA
- the LOC107015325 gene encoding late embryogenesis abundant protein 1-like, protein MSHEQSYKAGEIKGQTQVKVGQTLESMKDKAQAAKDKASDTAHSAKRTAHDKTSGAAQATHDKTSGAAQATKDKAAGAAQATKDKTSGAAQATKEKASGAAQATKEKASEMMESAKETAQAGEEKAGGILQQTGQQVRSIAQGAADAVKHTFGMADTDEDPTKL, encoded by the exons ATGTCTCACGAGCAGAGCTACAAAGCTGGTGAAATCAAGGGTCAAACCCAG GTGAAGGTTGGTCAAACACTGGAAAGCATGAAAGACAAGGCTCAGGCAGCGAAGGATAAGGCTTCCGACACAGCGCATTCCGCCAAACGAACGGCGCATGATAAGACAAGTGGAGCAGCTCAGGCAACCCATGATAAGACGAGCGGGGCAGCTCAAGCTACTAAGGATAAGGCGGCTGGAGCGGCTCAGGCAACAAAAGATAAGACAAGTGGAGCAGCTCAGGCTACGAAGGAGAAGGCTAGTGGAGCAGCTCAGGCTACAAAAGAGAAGGCTTCAGAAATGATGGAGTCAGCTAAAGAAACGGCTCAAGCTGGTGAAGAGAAAGCTGGGGGAATCCTCCAGCAGACTGGACAACAAGTGAGGAGCATCGCTCAAGGAGCTGCTGATGCTGTGAAGCACACTTTTGGCATGGCTGATACTGATGAAGATCCGACAAAACTTTAA
- the LOC107014027 gene encoding zinc finger CCCH domain-containing protein 56-like encodes MSSLVNNIEISSKCDEYSDKKCGSNFNVECVLKKPIAKDSGMAQEGNRPICTRFQRWGNCSYGERCRYVHTAGGSTYVPLQGGGYDQSYVEEGKSAYRESAAITIVSGGNEVKNKSYSDNVEPKSFVDFRTRMKTRLCNSWERDGSCFFGARCQFAHGRAELQGYGSSNPLVSSSNAGISAPAKKVAPNEVGSSAPAERRFKWNDVRKISQVYGDWIE; translated from the exons ATGAGTAGTCTTGttaataatattgaaatttcTAGTAAATGTGATGAGTATAGTGATAAAAAATGTGGGTCTAATTTTAATGTTGAATGTGTATTGAAGAAACCCATAGCGAAAGATTCAGGAATGGCCCAGGAAGGTAACAGGCCAATATGCACACGATTCCAAAGGTGGGGTAACTGCTCTTATGGTGAAAGGTGCCGTTACGTTCATACTGCTGGTGGGTCTACATATGTGCCTTTGCAGGGGGGTGGGTATGACCAAAGTTATGTTGAGGAAGGAAAGAGTGCATACCGGGAGAGTGCTGCGATAACCATTGTGTCTGGTGGGAATGAAGTGAAAAATAAGAGTTATTCTGATAATGTGGAACCCAAGAGTTTTGTGGATTTTCGTACAAGGATGAAGACCAGGCTTTGCAACAGCTGGGAAAGGGACGGGAGCTGTTTTTTTGGTGCAAGATGTCAATTTGCTCATGGGAGGGCAG AACTGCAGGGTTATGGTTCCTCCAATCCACTGGTATCGTCGAGCAATGCTGGCATTTCTGCTCCTGCCAAGAAGGTTGCACCCAATGAAGTAGGGTCCAGTGCTCCAGCAGAGCGTAGGTTCAAGTGGAATGACGTACGCAAGATCAGCCAGGTCTATGGTGACTGGATTGAGTAG
- the LOC107014120 gene encoding uncharacterized protein LOC107014120: MAHQGSDNFHSSIQVPGQAQMRREDILNQPSDIHNQSQSTNLLQETGTQVKNMAQGAAGNAVNMARGAATGAANMAHNAADAVKNTLGMNHPHNTSNISSDNYLNQPGTINFDDDFPTSTTTLPANTNYPINPHNPNTGI, from the exons ATGGCACACCAAGGAAGCGACAACTTTCATAGCAGTATCCAAGTCCCCGGCCAAGCTCAG ATGAGAAGGGAAGACATATTGAACCAACCATCTGACATTCATAACCAAAGCCAATCAACCAACTTGCTTCAAGAG aCGGGTACACAAGTGAAGAACATGGCTCAAGGAGCAGCAGGAAATGCAGTGAACATGGCTCGAGGAGCTGCAACTGGTGCAGCAAACATGGCACATAACGCAGCTGATGCGGTCAAAAATACTCTCGGAATGAATCATCCACACAACACTAGTAACATTTCTAGTGACAACTATCTTAACCAACCAGGCACTATCAACTTCGATGATGACTTCCCAACCAGTACCACAACCCTCCCAGCCAACACCAATTATCCAATCAACCCACACAATCCGAATACCGGCatttaa
- the LOC107013631 gene encoding zinc finger CCCH domain-containing protein 39-like: MSTPDNNLEISGKRNEYSGNAECESLKKPIEENSRMAQEGNIPIVPTIHDRQNICRQFKKWGTCPYGEKCCHLHSTDEGEPRESSAIILVNDSQDIGQPKAPVNCTKLKTKLCHQWEMKKRCSYGEKCKFSHGEAALRSLDSSNPPESRSSADISSLSRNVLATNLESNEKQTIAQAKHRPKLDDLKRNSRMYGDWIE; encoded by the exons ATGAGTACACCTGATAATAATCTTGAAATTTCTGGTAAACGTAATGAGTATTCTGGTAATGCTGAATGTGAATCTTTGAAGAAACCCATAGAGGAAAATTCAAGAATGGCCCAAGAAGGTAACATTCCAATCGTGCCTACGATTCATGATCGTCAAAATATATGCAGACAATTCAAAAAGTGGGGTACCTGCCCTTATGGTGAAAAGTGTTGTCACCTTCATTCTACAGACGAAGGTGAACCCAGGGAGAGCTCTGCAATAATACTTGTCAATGATTCGCAGGACATTGGGCAACCCAAGGCGCCTGTCAATTGTACAAAGCTCAAGACCAAGCTTTGCCACCAGTGGGAAATGAAGAAGAGATGTTCTTATGgtgaaaaatgtaaattttcTCATGGGGAAGCAG CATTGAGGAGTCTTGATTCCTCCAATCCACCGGAATCGCGGAGCAGTGCTGACATTTCTTCTCTATCCAGGAATGTACTCGCCACGAATTTAGAATCCAATGAAAAACAGACCATTGCTCAAGCTAAGCATCGACCCAAGTTGGATGACCTAAAAAGGAACAGCAGAATGTATGGTGACTGGATTGAATAG